Proteins encoded within one genomic window of Neorhizobium galegae bv. orientalis str. HAMBI 540:
- a CDS encoding Gfo/Idh/MocA family protein has product MTERVRVAVIGAGIGKAHIAAYAELADLFDVRYVCDLNLPRAEDAAQQAPGSRAVPDINQVFADPLVDLVDICLPPQLHAPMTLAALKAGKHVVCEKPLAGSITEVRRIADLSERSGRQVFPVFQYRYGAGYRAAHELKVRGLLGRPYVVALETHWQRGPDYYAERWRGTWKGELGGVLVSHACHIHNLTTHLVGDVVEVAAFLDTRVNPIETEDCAVLSMRTAQGALITSSVTLGAAGNSSRLRMCFEHVTVTSGAEAYQIGAGPWKFEATDPSRQPEIDAATQEAPDVLPRFPGLFADVHARLIGKPDLYLPSLQESYHSIELVTAIYASARQSQIVRLPLSADHPLAAGWLPV; this is encoded by the coding sequence ATGACGGAGCGTGTCCGGGTCGCCGTCATCGGCGCGGGTATAGGCAAGGCGCATATCGCGGCCTATGCCGAATTGGCCGATCTGTTCGACGTCCGTTACGTCTGCGATCTCAACCTGCCTCGGGCCGAAGACGCGGCGCAACAGGCGCCGGGCAGCCGCGCTGTTCCCGACATCAACCAGGTCTTCGCCGATCCCCTCGTGGATCTGGTCGACATCTGCCTGCCGCCTCAACTGCATGCGCCGATGACACTTGCTGCCCTGAAAGCAGGAAAGCACGTCGTCTGCGAGAAACCGCTTGCCGGTTCGATAACCGAGGTGCGCCGGATCGCCGACCTTTCCGAACGAAGCGGGCGACAGGTCTTTCCCGTATTCCAGTATCGTTATGGCGCCGGCTACCGAGCGGCACACGAACTGAAGGTCCGGGGACTTTTGGGTCGGCCTTACGTGGTGGCGCTGGAAACACATTGGCAGCGCGGACCTGATTATTACGCAGAACGCTGGCGGGGCACCTGGAAAGGCGAACTCGGCGGCGTACTTGTCAGCCATGCATGTCATATCCACAATCTGACGACTCATCTCGTCGGAGATGTCGTGGAGGTTGCCGCCTTCCTCGACACCCGCGTCAATCCGATCGAGACCGAAGATTGCGCGGTGCTTTCCATGCGCACCGCGCAGGGCGCCTTGATCACGTCCTCGGTCACCTTGGGTGCGGCTGGAAACAGTTCGCGGTTGAGGATGTGTTTCGAGCACGTCACGGTCACGTCGGGCGCAGAGGCCTATCAGATAGGGGCGGGACCGTGGAAGTTCGAAGCCACCGATCCTTCGCGGCAGCCCGAGATCGACGCAGCAACGCAAGAAGCGCCCGACGTTCTTCCACGATTTCCGGGACTATTCGCGGATGTCCATGCACGTCTCATCGGCAAACCGGACCTCTATCTGCCATCGCTTCAGGAAAGCTATCACTCGATCGAGCTTGTTACGGCAATCTACGCATCGGCAAGACAAAGCCAGATCGTACGCCTGCCGCTTTCCGCAGATCACCCCCTCGCCGCGGGGTGGCTGCCGGTCTGA
- a CDS encoding ABC transporter substrate-binding protein, which yields MTKLTRRTLLGTIGAAAAASALPAMPALAATRTIRHYWWGNPERDKRTFAVIDAFQKKNAGIAVSGETIGWGDYWTKMATQTAGRNMADLVQMDYRFLFEYVNRGALKPLDEFAGKSLMIADFDKGPLDGGRVDGKLYALNIGSNSQVMVYNTRAFQEAGIDVDLINWTWDDFAKACEKITAKSGGKMKGSDDLSLMIETFESWVRQNGREFYSPDGKVTATAGDVASWWQMWADLRKAGVVRDKNKTVILDPPIAESGVAVGDTAMSHYWSNQLVGIQSVAKDKIGAAMVPHKAGGKPGQFIKPSMFLSLSRDAKDTEAAIAYMNAWVNDPEITGILGLERGIPCSPKIRAALTPKLTEVEKLSVDYFAAIQSKVGPLPLPAPKGAGEVRDAFMRAGTDVVLGKVEVAKAAATFIEDAQSIVERAQ from the coding sequence ATGACCAAACTGACAAGGCGAACTTTATTGGGCACGATAGGAGCGGCTGCCGCCGCTTCTGCGCTTCCGGCCATGCCGGCGCTTGCTGCCACGCGCACCATCCGCCACTATTGGTGGGGCAATCCGGAGCGCGACAAGCGCACCTTTGCCGTTATCGACGCCTTCCAGAAGAAAAACGCCGGCATCGCCGTCTCCGGCGAAACGATCGGCTGGGGCGACTACTGGACCAAGATGGCGACCCAGACCGCAGGCCGGAACATGGCCGACCTGGTGCAGATGGATTACCGGTTCCTGTTCGAATATGTCAATCGCGGGGCGCTGAAGCCTCTCGATGAATTCGCCGGCAAGAGCCTGATGATCGCCGACTTCGACAAAGGCCCCCTCGATGGCGGCAGGGTCGACGGAAAGCTTTATGCCCTCAACATCGGCTCGAACAGCCAGGTCATGGTCTACAATACGCGCGCCTTCCAGGAAGCGGGCATCGACGTAGACCTGATCAACTGGACCTGGGACGACTTCGCCAAGGCATGCGAAAAGATTACCGCCAAGTCCGGGGGCAAGATGAAAGGCTCGGACGACCTGTCCCTGATGATCGAAACCTTCGAATCCTGGGTTCGCCAGAACGGTCGGGAATTCTACAGCCCCGATGGCAAGGTCACGGCGACAGCCGGGGACGTTGCGAGCTGGTGGCAGATGTGGGCCGATCTGCGCAAGGCAGGGGTCGTTCGCGACAAGAACAAGACGGTCATTCTCGACCCGCCGATTGCCGAATCGGGCGTCGCCGTCGGCGATACCGCCATGTCGCACTACTGGTCCAACCAACTGGTCGGCATCCAGTCCGTGGCAAAAGACAAGATCGGCGCCGCCATGGTGCCCCACAAGGCGGGCGGCAAGCCCGGCCAGTTCATCAAGCCGTCGATGTTCCTGTCTCTCAGCCGGGACGCCAAGGACACGGAGGCCGCAATTGCCTATATGAATGCCTGGGTCAACGATCCCGAGATCACCGGCATTCTCGGTCTCGAGCGCGGCATTCCCTGTTCGCCAAAAATCCGTGCTGCGTTGACCCCGAAGCTCACCGAGGTCGAAAAACTCTCGGTCGACTATTTCGCAGCGATTCAGAGCAAGGTCGGCCCGCTGCCGCTGCCTGCCCCCAAGGGAGCCGGAGAGGTGCGAGACGCCTTCATGCGTGCCGGCACCGACGTCGTGCTTGGCAAGGTGGAAGTTGCGAAAGCCGCTGCCACCTTCATCGAAGACGCCCAGTCGATCGTCGAGCGCGCCCAGTAA
- a CDS encoding ABC transporter ATP-binding protein — MAGLTLRNVGKRYGALSIIQGLNLDIHDGEFLVLVGPSGCGKSTLLRMIAGLEDISEGTISIGGKVVNDLPASKRELSMVFQSYALYPHMSVRKNLAFGLQNFKVSRAEVERRVADAARILQIEQLMDRKPRQLSGGQKQRVAIGRSIVREPQLFLFDEPLSNLDAELRVQMRAELASLYARLGTTMIYVTHDQVEAMTMASRIVVLRGGKIEQLGTPQELYTRPQNLFVAGFIGSPKINMLQARATRGSGKTTVSVAGMPDFSIAELPTEDPALTLCVRPSSLGVGNGDVTGEGTIRLVEYLGSETLLHIALSSGQVLLASDNGRTPYRMGDPVTIGFDLSELHYFDGAGKRIEPIQKESQAQ; from the coding sequence ATGGCAGGATTGACGCTTCGAAACGTCGGCAAGCGCTATGGGGCGCTGTCCATCATCCAGGGGCTGAATCTGGACATCCACGACGGCGAGTTTCTTGTTCTCGTCGGTCCATCGGGCTGCGGAAAGTCGACGCTCCTGCGCATGATCGCAGGCCTCGAAGACATCAGCGAAGGAACGATCTCGATCGGCGGAAAGGTCGTCAACGACTTGCCCGCCTCCAAGCGCGAGCTTTCCATGGTCTTTCAAAGCTACGCTCTCTATCCTCATATGAGCGTGCGAAAGAACCTGGCTTTCGGCCTTCAGAACTTCAAGGTATCGCGCGCCGAGGTGGAGCGGCGGGTGGCGGACGCCGCGCGCATCCTGCAGATCGAGCAGCTTATGGACCGCAAGCCGCGCCAGCTTTCGGGCGGCCAGAAGCAACGCGTCGCCATCGGCAGGTCGATCGTGCGCGAGCCGCAGCTTTTCCTGTTCGACGAGCCGCTTTCCAATCTGGACGCGGAACTGCGCGTGCAGATGCGCGCGGAACTGGCCTCGCTTTACGCCCGCCTCGGCACCACCATGATCTACGTGACCCATGACCAGGTTGAAGCGATGACCATGGCAAGCCGGATCGTGGTCCTGCGCGGTGGCAAGATCGAACAGCTCGGTACGCCGCAGGAACTCTATACACGGCCGCAGAACCTCTTCGTAGCGGGCTTCATCGGCTCTCCGAAGATCAACATGCTACAGGCAAGAGCAACCCGCGGGTCCGGAAAGACCACTGTGTCGGTGGCCGGCATGCCCGACTTTTCGATTGCCGAGCTTCCGACCGAGGATCCGGCGCTGACGTTATGCGTGCGGCCTTCGTCTTTGGGTGTCGGCAATGGCGACGTCACGGGCGAAGGCACGATCCGGCTGGTGGAATATCTTGGTAGCGAGACCTTGCTGCATATCGCGCTGTCTTCAGGCCAGGTGCTGCTGGCCAGCGACAACGGACGGACGCCCTACCGGATGGGCGATCCGGTCACCATCGGATTCGACCTCTCCGAACTCCACTATTTCGATGGCGCAGGCAAGCGCATCGAACCCATCCAGAAAGAAAGCCAAGCACAGTGA
- a CDS encoding response regulator has translation MDPVNILLVDDQPAKLLSYEVVLQELGENLIKAQSGREALEHLLRNDIAVILVDVCMPEQDGFELVSMIREHPRYQHTAIIFVSAVMMAEPDRLRGYAAGAVDYVSVPIVPEVLRAKVRVFADLYRKTRELERLNADLEDRVRERTAELEASSNQLRQLNEELEERIDQRTREREEALAQLFEAQKLDTIGQLTGGVAHDFNNLLMAVLGSLNLLKKRLPTDEKSERLVANAIQAAERGAALTQRLLAFARRQELKPHAVDFAELFENIQDLLSKALGPGVDIRKDIPPRLPQLLVDSNQLELALLNLFVNARDAMTGGGTIMVSAEEKDVTRASSLTAGRYVRLSVSDTGEGMDEATVTRAAEPFFTTKGPGKGTGLGLSMVHGLAAQSGGILDLSSVKGEGTTVSLWLPIAEDVVTTAPSPEAAPQDVAPNMPNALTVLVVDDDALVSMGTSAMLEDLGHVTTEASSAAAALEILNSGQRFDLVITDHAMPGMTGAELARLIIGSYPSLPVILASGYVELHEDHGLSDLPRMTKPFTQEQLQTAVHRAVAERASAA, from the coding sequence ATGGACCCTGTCAATATCCTTCTCGTGGACGATCAGCCGGCAAAACTTCTAAGTTATGAGGTCGTGCTCCAGGAGCTTGGTGAAAATCTGATCAAGGCCCAGTCCGGCCGAGAGGCTTTGGAGCACCTCCTGCGCAACGATATTGCCGTCATTCTGGTGGATGTCTGCATGCCGGAGCAGGATGGCTTCGAGCTCGTCAGCATGATCCGGGAGCATCCCCGCTACCAGCATACGGCAATCATATTTGTATCGGCCGTCATGATGGCTGAACCGGACCGGCTGCGCGGTTATGCGGCGGGAGCCGTCGATTATGTCTCGGTACCGATCGTTCCCGAAGTTCTGCGGGCCAAGGTGCGGGTATTCGCCGACTTGTACCGGAAGACGAGGGAACTTGAGCGATTGAACGCCGACCTCGAGGACAGGGTTCGCGAACGTACCGCCGAGCTCGAAGCGTCCTCCAATCAATTGCGTCAGCTTAACGAAGAACTCGAAGAACGGATTGATCAGAGGACACGCGAGCGGGAAGAAGCGCTTGCTCAACTGTTCGAGGCGCAGAAGCTGGATACGATCGGCCAGCTGACCGGCGGCGTCGCCCATGACTTCAACAATCTGCTGATGGCGGTGCTGGGAAGCCTGAACCTCCTGAAGAAGCGGCTTCCCACCGATGAGAAGAGCGAGCGGCTGGTCGCCAATGCGATACAGGCGGCCGAGCGTGGCGCGGCTTTAACCCAGCGGTTGCTGGCATTCGCGCGCCGCCAGGAATTGAAGCCGCACGCGGTCGATTTCGCCGAGCTCTTCGAAAACATTCAGGACCTCCTGAGCAAGGCGCTCGGACCTGGGGTGGATATCAGGAAAGACATTCCGCCACGGCTGCCGCAGTTGCTGGTCGATAGCAATCAGCTCGAGCTTGCCCTCCTCAATCTGTTCGTCAACGCCCGGGATGCCATGACCGGGGGCGGCACGATCATGGTGTCCGCAGAGGAAAAAGACGTCACGCGGGCCAGCAGCTTGACCGCCGGTCGCTACGTGCGGCTCTCGGTTTCCGACACCGGAGAGGGGATGGACGAAGCCACGGTGACGCGTGCGGCTGAGCCCTTTTTTACGACGAAAGGACCTGGGAAAGGAACCGGTCTGGGGCTTTCCATGGTACACGGTCTGGCGGCCCAATCGGGCGGTATTCTGGACCTGTCGAGCGTCAAGGGAGAGGGAACGACCGTCTCCCTGTGGCTGCCGATCGCCGAAGATGTCGTGACGACGGCGCCGTCGCCGGAGGCCGCACCGCAGGATGTTGCCCCCAATATGCCGAATGCGCTGACGGTACTTGTGGTCGATGACGATGCGCTCGTCAGCATGGGAACCTCGGCAATGCTGGAAGATCTTGGCCATGTCACCACGGAGGCGTCCTCGGCCGCTGCCGCACTGGAAATCCTCAACTCTGGCCAGAGGTTCGACCTCGTCATCACGGACCACGCCATGCCGGGGATGACGGGGGCGGAGCTGGCGCGCCTGATCATCGGGTCCTATCCGAGCTTGCCGGTGATCCTCGCCTCCGGATATGTTGAACTACACGAAGATCACGGGCTTTCAGATCTCCCGCGGATGACGAAACCGTTCACTCAAGAGCAACTTCAGACGGCAGTCCATCGCGCGGTGGCCGAGCGGGCGTCGGCCGCCTGA
- a CDS encoding Gfo/Idh/MocA family protein, whose product MKIAIVGCGSRHQMFRNSVVEDYADKHEIVALCDSNAHRLGEAAQAASKPGTNGVATYLAADFDRLIAEQRPDTVVVATPDFLHADYIVRAFEAGCDVICEKPLTIDLSRLKQIVDAQARTGRKVTVTFNYRYSPARTQIKELISSGAIGTVTAVDFRWHLDRVHGADYFRRWHRQKENSGGLLVHKSTHHFDLLNWWLGTAPTEVLASGRRVFYRPEMAVELGLAGRGPRCSDCPVAYKCDFRLDLAADENLRKLYVEAEQEDGYFRDLCVFDEEIGIEDTMQAHIRYASGVTANYTLTAYSPWEGLEIKFQGTKGDITHRHVEVHGVFGGKRAHADEDAITTELHLAGEPPRQLAVPKATGDHGGADPVMLGYIFDPESMQPDPYGRASDHVAGAWSILTGIAANASIETGSLVNIQSMLRARGIHLKR is encoded by the coding sequence GTGAAGATCGCCATTGTTGGATGCGGCTCCCGGCATCAGATGTTCCGCAATTCCGTAGTTGAAGATTATGCCGATAAACATGAGATCGTTGCCCTTTGCGACAGCAATGCGCATCGCCTTGGCGAAGCGGCGCAGGCGGCCTCAAAGCCCGGGACGAACGGCGTCGCGACTTACCTTGCCGCCGATTTCGACCGCCTGATCGCCGAACAGAGGCCGGATACGGTCGTCGTCGCAACGCCGGATTTCCTGCATGCCGACTACATCGTTCGTGCCTTCGAGGCCGGCTGCGACGTCATTTGTGAAAAGCCGCTGACGATCGATCTCAGCCGTCTCAAGCAGATCGTCGATGCCCAGGCGCGCACGGGCCGAAAGGTCACCGTGACCTTCAACTACCGCTATTCGCCGGCACGCACCCAAATCAAGGAGCTGATTTCATCAGGAGCGATCGGCACCGTGACGGCGGTCGATTTCCGCTGGCACCTCGATCGGGTTCACGGTGCCGATTATTTCCGCCGCTGGCACCGCCAGAAGGAGAATTCCGGCGGGCTCCTGGTCCACAAATCGACCCACCATTTCGATCTTCTCAACTGGTGGCTGGGGACCGCGCCGACGGAGGTCCTCGCCTCCGGCCGACGCGTCTTTTATCGCCCGGAAATGGCAGTGGAGCTTGGCCTCGCGGGTCGTGGGCCACGCTGCAGCGACTGTCCCGTCGCCTATAAGTGCGATTTCCGCCTCGACCTTGCGGCCGATGAGAACCTGCGCAAGCTCTATGTGGAAGCTGAGCAGGAAGACGGTTATTTCCGCGATCTCTGCGTATTCGACGAAGAGATCGGCATCGAGGATACGATGCAGGCGCATATCCGCTACGCTTCGGGCGTCACCGCCAACTACACCCTGACTGCCTATTCGCCTTGGGAAGGGCTGGAGATCAAGTTCCAGGGTACCAAGGGCGACATCACCCATCGCCATGTCGAGGTTCATGGGGTTTTCGGCGGCAAACGCGCCCATGCGGACGAAGATGCGATCACCACGGAACTCCACCTGGCCGGCGAGCCCCCGCGCCAGCTTGCCGTTCCGAAGGCGACGGGGGATCACGGCGGCGCGGATCCGGTCATGCTGGGTTATATCTTTGATCCGGAAAGCATGCAGCCCGATCCTTATGGTCGTGCCTCCGATCATGTTGCCGGCGCCTGGTCCATCCTCACCGGCATCGCCGCCAACGCTTCCATAGAAACGGGGTCGTTGGTCAACATACAATCCATGCTTCGCGCTCGCGGCATCCACCTGAAAAGGTAG
- a CDS encoding carbohydrate ABC transporter permease — MDEAARVAHELRLKRDKRDRNGRILKHIFLIIVSCVMLYPLFWLLASSLKPENEIFGSLTLWPSEFRFENYTKGWYALPISFTVFYVNSAIVTSLSVIGNLVSCSFAAYAFARLNFTGRSFFFALMMMTLMIPYHVVLIPQYVQFLNLGWVDTYLPLVVPRFLASDAFFIFLMVQFFRQLPRELDEAAMIDGCSPFKIYWAIILPLSLPAMGTAAIFSLIWVWEDFLAPLIYLNDIKSYTVPLALRLFLDQEGQSAYGQMFAMSVLSLVPVVIFFVLFQRLIVRGIATSGMK, encoded by the coding sequence ATGGATGAGGCCGCGCGCGTCGCTCATGAGCTTCGGCTGAAGCGGGACAAACGCGATCGCAACGGCCGGATCCTGAAGCACATCTTCCTGATCATCGTGTCATGCGTGATGCTCTATCCGCTGTTCTGGCTGCTCGCTTCCTCGTTGAAGCCGGAAAACGAGATTTTCGGCAGCCTGACGCTTTGGCCTTCCGAATTTCGGTTCGAGAACTACACGAAAGGCTGGTACGCGCTGCCGATATCCTTCACGGTCTTCTACGTGAACTCGGCGATCGTCACGAGCCTGTCGGTGATCGGCAATCTGGTCTCCTGCTCGTTCGCGGCCTATGCCTTTGCACGGCTGAACTTCACCGGGCGTAGCTTCTTCTTCGCGCTGATGATGATGACCCTGATGATCCCCTATCACGTGGTTCTCATCCCCCAATATGTTCAGTTCCTGAACCTCGGCTGGGTCGACACCTATCTGCCCCTCGTGGTGCCGCGCTTCCTCGCCTCCGATGCCTTTTTCATCTTTCTGATGGTGCAGTTCTTTCGGCAACTGCCCCGCGAGCTGGACGAAGCTGCGATGATCGACGGCTGTTCGCCCTTCAAGATCTATTGGGCAATCATATTGCCGCTTTCGTTGCCGGCCATGGGCACGGCGGCGATCTTTTCGCTGATCTGGGTTTGGGAGGATTTCCTCGCCCCGCTCATCTACCTCAACGACATCAAGAGCTACACCGTGCCGCTGGCGCTTCGCCTCTTCCTCGATCAGGAAGGGCAGTCCGCCTATGGCCAGATGTTTGCGATGTCGGTCCTTTCGCTGGTCCCGGTCGTCATCTTCTTCGTCCTGTTCCAGAGACTCATCGTGCGCGGCATCGCCACCTCCGGAATGAAATAG
- a CDS encoding carbohydrate ABC transporter permease produces MRRFFARNAPAYVFLLPWLIGFFLLALGPILASLYLSFTRYDMVSAPRWIGWGNYEYMFTRDRRFWKALQVTFTYVALAVPARLIMALGVAMLLDKGLRTIGLYRAIFYLPSLLGSSIAIAILWRQLFAADGVVNQVLAMVGIQGASWITDPDTSLFTIVVLAMWQFGSPMLIFLAGLRGIPRDLYEAAEIDGTPRWRQFTRITLPLLAPVIFFNLVLQTIDSFKTFSSAFIISNGTGAPADSLLFYTVYLFNEAFKFFRMGYASALAWFLLVIIATFTAIAFFTSKYWVHYENERD; encoded by the coding sequence ATGAGACGTTTTTTTGCCCGCAATGCACCGGCCTATGTGTTTCTTCTCCCATGGCTGATCGGATTTTTTCTGCTCGCCCTGGGGCCGATTCTTGCGTCGCTTTATCTATCCTTCACCCGCTATGACATGGTGAGCGCACCCCGATGGATCGGCTGGGGCAATTACGAATACATGTTCACCCGGGATCGGCGCTTCTGGAAAGCGCTGCAGGTCACTTTTACCTATGTTGCGCTGGCTGTGCCCGCCCGCCTGATCATGGCCCTCGGTGTCGCCATGCTGCTCGACAAGGGCTTGCGGACGATCGGCCTGTACCGAGCCATCTTCTACCTGCCGTCCCTGCTCGGCTCTTCGATTGCAATCGCGATATTGTGGCGTCAGCTTTTCGCGGCCGACGGGGTCGTCAATCAGGTTCTGGCAATGGTGGGAATCCAGGGCGCCTCCTGGATCACCGATCCCGACACTTCGCTCTTCACGATTGTCGTGCTCGCCATGTGGCAGTTCGGCTCGCCGATGCTGATCTTTCTGGCTGGCCTTCGCGGCATTCCGCGGGATCTGTACGAGGCGGCGGAAATCGACGGCACGCCGCGTTGGCGGCAATTCACCCGCATCACCTTGCCGCTCCTTGCTCCGGTGATCTTCTTCAATCTGGTGCTGCAGACCATCGATTCCTTCAAGACCTTTTCCAGCGCCTTCATCATCTCCAACGGCACCGGCGCCCCGGCGGACAGCCTCCTGTTTTACACGGTCTACCTGTTCAACGAGGCCTTCAAATTCTTCCGCATGGGTTATGCATCGGCGCTTGCCTGGTTCCTGTTGGTCATCATAGCGACCTTCACCGCGATCGCATTCTTCACTTCCAAATATTGGGTGCACTATGAAAACGAGCGCGACTGA
- a CDS encoding Gfo/Idh/MocA family protein: MAFNLRIGVIGIDHGHIYGMINGMLDAGATLVAWTTGEETPEAVRKAFQKTYPDLPARPMQAILDDESISLVLSAAINSERADIAVAAMVHGKDVLVDKPGCTSLEQLADIQRTVADTGRRWTVSFSERVSVESATLADQLIGQGRIGKVVQTVGLGPHRLNAHLRPDWFWDRARCGGILADICAHQFDQFLHYTGSIEARVVSAHVTNVANPDRPGFQDFGEVLLEGNGGRGYARVDWLTPDGLPVWGDGRMTILGTEGYIELRKYIDIAGRDGQDHVFLVDKSGVQRFEASGAGKPFFAHLAADVERRTETAMGQSHAFLATRLGLQAQLIAEEKTDR; encoded by the coding sequence ATGGCTTTTAACCTTCGCATCGGCGTCATCGGCATAGACCACGGACATATCTACGGCATGATCAACGGCATGTTGGATGCCGGTGCCACGCTCGTTGCATGGACGACCGGCGAGGAGACGCCGGAGGCGGTCCGCAAGGCTTTCCAGAAAACCTATCCGGATCTGCCGGCTCGGCCGATGCAGGCCATCCTCGACGATGAAAGCATTAGCCTTGTCCTCTCGGCCGCAATCAACAGCGAGCGCGCCGATATCGCGGTGGCGGCAATGGTGCACGGCAAGGACGTTCTGGTCGACAAGCCCGGCTGCACCAGCCTGGAACAGCTGGCAGATATCCAACGCACCGTCGCGGATACCGGGCGACGCTGGACCGTGTCCTTTTCCGAACGTGTCTCCGTCGAGAGCGCCACCCTGGCGGACCAGCTGATTGGCCAAGGTCGGATCGGCAAGGTGGTTCAGACGGTCGGTCTCGGACCGCATCGCTTGAATGCGCATCTGAGGCCGGATTGGTTCTGGGACAGAGCTCGCTGCGGCGGGATTCTTGCCGATATCTGTGCCCATCAGTTCGACCAGTTCCTCCATTATACCGGATCGATCGAGGCCCGCGTTGTTTCCGCCCATGTGACCAATGTCGCAAATCCGGATCGGCCCGGATTTCAGGATTTCGGCGAGGTGCTGCTGGAAGGCAATGGCGGCCGGGGTTATGCCCGCGTCGATTGGCTGACGCCCGACGGTCTTCCCGTCTGGGGCGACGGCAGGATGACCATTCTGGGGACGGAAGGTTATATCGAGCTGCGCAAATACATCGATATCGCCGGCCGGGACGGCCAGGACCACGTCTTCCTGGTCGACAAGTCGGGTGTACAGCGGTTCGAGGCAAGCGGCGCCGGAAAGCCGTTTTTCGCCCACCTGGCCGCCGACGTGGAAAGGCGAACCGAGACGGCCATGGGCCAGTCTCATGCGTTCCTCGCGACGCGGTTGGGGCTGCAGGCACAACTTATCGCGGAAGAGAAAACAGACCGATGA